A stretch of the Paramormyrops kingsleyae isolate MSU_618 chromosome 16, PKINGS_0.4, whole genome shotgun sequence genome encodes the following:
- the LOC111856287 gene encoding gamma-aminobutyric acid receptor subunit beta-3-like isoform X1, with the protein MKVLFLHLPFDRANEMWVFQKGRLFGFISVPVIIAALSCAQSADESRNMYFVKETVDKLLKGYDIRLRPDFGGAPIAVGMSIDVASIDKVSEVNMDYTLTMYFQQYWRDKRLAYAGIQLNLTLDNRVADLLWVPDTYFLNDKKSFVHGVTVKNRMIRLHPDGTVLYGLRITTTAACMMDLRRYPLDEQNCTLEIESYGYTTDDIEFYWKGGEDAVKGVARIELPQFSIVDYRLVSRNVVFSTGAYPRLSLSFRLKRNIGYFILQTYMPSILITILSWVSFWINYDASAARVALGITTVLTMTTINTYLRETLPKIPYVKAIDLYLMGCFVFVFLALLEYAFVNYIFFGRGPQMQKKMAEKTAKANNDRDTYGNRVDAHGNILLTTLEMHNDVISNEVTTSVTETRNSSVVFVGSEVQHRRGSTPCGEQRQRLHPRAQLKKPHLRRRSSQLKIKIPDLTDVNVIDSWSRIIFPSAFSVFNAIYWLYYVN; encoded by the exons ATGAAGGTTTTGTTTCTCCATTTGCCTTTTGATCGAGCAAACGAAATGTGGGTATTTCAGAAAGGAAGACTCTTCGGCTTTATTTCCGTACCGGTTATTATAGCGGCGTTGTCCTGCGCTCAGAG cgcCGACGAATCAAGAAATATGTATTTTGTTAAAGAAACGGTGGACAAACTATTAAAAGGATACGACATTCGCCTTAGACCGGACTTCGGAG GGGCCCCTATCGCTGTTGGTATGAGTATAGACGTGGCAAGTATAGACAAGGTGTCTGAAGTCAATATG GATTACACACTGACTATGTACTTTCAGCAGTACTGGAGGGATAAGAGACTGGCCTATGCTGGGATCCAATTAAATCTCACGCTTGACAACCGGGTGGCAGACCTGCTGTGGGTCCCTGACACGTACTTTTTGAATGACAAGAAGTCTTTTGTCCATGGTGTGACAGTAAAGAACAGGATGATTCGGCTGCACCCAGATGGCACAGTCCTCTATGGGCTAAG AATAACCACCACGGCCGCCTGCATGATGGATTTGCGAAGATACCCACTAGACGAGCAGAACTGTACACTCGAAATTGAGAGCT ATGGTTACACCACCGATGATATTGAATTTTACTGGAAAGGGGGAGAAGATGCTGTTAAAGGAGTGGCACGGATAGAGCTGCCTCAGTTTTCAATTGTGGACTACAGGCTCGTCTCAAGGAATGTTGTCTTCTCCACAG gTGCCTATCCACGCCTATCACTGAGTTTCAGACTGAAGAGGAATATTGGATACTTCATACTTCAGACTTACATGCCCTCTATTTTGATCACCATCTTGTCTTGGGTATCGTTTTGGATCAATTACGATGCTTCTGCTGCCAGAGTTGCTTTGG GGATTACAACTGTGCTGACAATGACTACCATCAATACATACCTACGTGAGACACTACCCAAGATTCCCTACGTCAAGGCCATAGACTTGTACCTGATGGGCTGTTTCGTCTTCGTCTTCCTTGCCTTGCTGGAGTATGCTTTTGTCAACTACATCTTCTTTGGACGAGGCCCTCAGATGCAGAAGAAGATGGCTGAGAAGACCGCAAAGGCCAACAATGACAGAGACACATATGGCAATAGA GTTGACGCCCATGGAAACATTCTCCTAACAACCCTGGAGATGCACAACGATGTGATCAGCAATGAGGTCACGACCAGTGTGACAGAGACCAGGAACTCCTCTGTGGTCTTTGTTGGCTCTGAGGTCCAGCACAGGAGAGGAAGTACGCCATGTGGAGAGCAGCGGCAGAGGCTGCACCCCAGGGCCCAGCTGAAGAAGCCACATCTGCGTAGAAGGTCCTCGCAGCTCAAGATCAAAATCCCAGACCTCACAGACGTCAACGTCATTGACAGCTGGTCGCGGATAATATTCCCTTCTGCTTTCTCCGTTTTCAATGCAATCTACTGGCTGTATTATGTGAActaa
- the LOC111856287 gene encoding gamma-aminobutyric acid receptor subunit beta-3-like isoform X3, whose product MYFVKETVDKLLKGYDIRLRPDFGGAPIAVGMSIDVASIDKVSEVNMDYTLTMYFQQYWRDKRLAYAGIQLNLTLDNRVADLLWVPDTYFLNDKKSFVHGVTVKNRMIRLHPDGTVLYGLRITTTAACMMDLRRYPLDEQNCTLEIESYGYTTDDIEFYWKGGEDAVKGVARIELPQFSIVDYRLVSRNVVFSTGAYPRLSLSFRLKRNIGYFILQTYMPSILITILSWVSFWINYDASAARVALGITTVLTMTTINTYLRETLPKIPYVKAIDLYLMGCFVFVFLALLEYAFVNYIFFGRGPQMQKKMAEKTAKANNDRDTYGNRVDAHGNILLTTLEMHNDVISNEVTTSVTETRNSSVVFVGSEVQHRRGSTPCGEQRQRLHPRAQLKKPHLRRRSSQLKIKIPDLTDVNVIDSWSRIIFPSAFSVFNAIYWLYYVN is encoded by the exons ATGTATTTTGTTAAAGAAACGGTGGACAAACTATTAAAAGGATACGACATTCGCCTTAGACCGGACTTCGGAG GGGCCCCTATCGCTGTTGGTATGAGTATAGACGTGGCAAGTATAGACAAGGTGTCTGAAGTCAATATG GATTACACACTGACTATGTACTTTCAGCAGTACTGGAGGGATAAGAGACTGGCCTATGCTGGGATCCAATTAAATCTCACGCTTGACAACCGGGTGGCAGACCTGCTGTGGGTCCCTGACACGTACTTTTTGAATGACAAGAAGTCTTTTGTCCATGGTGTGACAGTAAAGAACAGGATGATTCGGCTGCACCCAGATGGCACAGTCCTCTATGGGCTAAG AATAACCACCACGGCCGCCTGCATGATGGATTTGCGAAGATACCCACTAGACGAGCAGAACTGTACACTCGAAATTGAGAGCT ATGGTTACACCACCGATGATATTGAATTTTACTGGAAAGGGGGAGAAGATGCTGTTAAAGGAGTGGCACGGATAGAGCTGCCTCAGTTTTCAATTGTGGACTACAGGCTCGTCTCAAGGAATGTTGTCTTCTCCACAG gTGCCTATCCACGCCTATCACTGAGTTTCAGACTGAAGAGGAATATTGGATACTTCATACTTCAGACTTACATGCCCTCTATTTTGATCACCATCTTGTCTTGGGTATCGTTTTGGATCAATTACGATGCTTCTGCTGCCAGAGTTGCTTTGG GGATTACAACTGTGCTGACAATGACTACCATCAATACATACCTACGTGAGACACTACCCAAGATTCCCTACGTCAAGGCCATAGACTTGTACCTGATGGGCTGTTTCGTCTTCGTCTTCCTTGCCTTGCTGGAGTATGCTTTTGTCAACTACATCTTCTTTGGACGAGGCCCTCAGATGCAGAAGAAGATGGCTGAGAAGACCGCAAAGGCCAACAATGACAGAGACACATATGGCAATAGA GTTGACGCCCATGGAAACATTCTCCTAACAACCCTGGAGATGCACAACGATGTGATCAGCAATGAGGTCACGACCAGTGTGACAGAGACCAGGAACTCCTCTGTGGTCTTTGTTGGCTCTGAGGTCCAGCACAGGAGAGGAAGTACGCCATGTGGAGAGCAGCGGCAGAGGCTGCACCCCAGGGCCCAGCTGAAGAAGCCACATCTGCGTAGAAGGTCCTCGCAGCTCAAGATCAAAATCCCAGACCTCACAGACGTCAACGTCATTGACAGCTGGTCGCGGATAATATTCCCTTCTGCTTTCTCCGTTTTCAATGCAATCTACTGGCTGTATTATGTGAActaa
- the LOC111856287 gene encoding gamma-aminobutyric acid receptor subunit beta-3-like isoform X2, protein MKVLFLHLPFDRANEMWVFQKGRLFGFISVPVIIAALSCAQSADESRNMYFVKETVDKLLKGYDIRLRPDFGGAPIAVGMSIDVASIDKVSEVNMQYWRDKRLAYAGIQLNLTLDNRVADLLWVPDTYFLNDKKSFVHGVTVKNRMIRLHPDGTVLYGLRITTTAACMMDLRRYPLDEQNCTLEIESYGYTTDDIEFYWKGGEDAVKGVARIELPQFSIVDYRLVSRNVVFSTGAYPRLSLSFRLKRNIGYFILQTYMPSILITILSWVSFWINYDASAARVALGITTVLTMTTINTYLRETLPKIPYVKAIDLYLMGCFVFVFLALLEYAFVNYIFFGRGPQMQKKMAEKTAKANNDRDTYGNRVDAHGNILLTTLEMHNDVISNEVTTSVTETRNSSVVFVGSEVQHRRGSTPCGEQRQRLHPRAQLKKPHLRRRSSQLKIKIPDLTDVNVIDSWSRIIFPSAFSVFNAIYWLYYVN, encoded by the exons ATGAAGGTTTTGTTTCTCCATTTGCCTTTTGATCGAGCAAACGAAATGTGGGTATTTCAGAAAGGAAGACTCTTCGGCTTTATTTCCGTACCGGTTATTATAGCGGCGTTGTCCTGCGCTCAGAG cgcCGACGAATCAAGAAATATGTATTTTGTTAAAGAAACGGTGGACAAACTATTAAAAGGATACGACATTCGCCTTAGACCGGACTTCGGAG GGGCCCCTATCGCTGTTGGTATGAGTATAGACGTGGCAAGTATAGACAAGGTGTCTGAAGTCAATATG CAGTACTGGAGGGATAAGAGACTGGCCTATGCTGGGATCCAATTAAATCTCACGCTTGACAACCGGGTGGCAGACCTGCTGTGGGTCCCTGACACGTACTTTTTGAATGACAAGAAGTCTTTTGTCCATGGTGTGACAGTAAAGAACAGGATGATTCGGCTGCACCCAGATGGCACAGTCCTCTATGGGCTAAG AATAACCACCACGGCCGCCTGCATGATGGATTTGCGAAGATACCCACTAGACGAGCAGAACTGTACACTCGAAATTGAGAGCT ATGGTTACACCACCGATGATATTGAATTTTACTGGAAAGGGGGAGAAGATGCTGTTAAAGGAGTGGCACGGATAGAGCTGCCTCAGTTTTCAATTGTGGACTACAGGCTCGTCTCAAGGAATGTTGTCTTCTCCACAG gTGCCTATCCACGCCTATCACTGAGTTTCAGACTGAAGAGGAATATTGGATACTTCATACTTCAGACTTACATGCCCTCTATTTTGATCACCATCTTGTCTTGGGTATCGTTTTGGATCAATTACGATGCTTCTGCTGCCAGAGTTGCTTTGG GGATTACAACTGTGCTGACAATGACTACCATCAATACATACCTACGTGAGACACTACCCAAGATTCCCTACGTCAAGGCCATAGACTTGTACCTGATGGGCTGTTTCGTCTTCGTCTTCCTTGCCTTGCTGGAGTATGCTTTTGTCAACTACATCTTCTTTGGACGAGGCCCTCAGATGCAGAAGAAGATGGCTGAGAAGACCGCAAAGGCCAACAATGACAGAGACACATATGGCAATAGA GTTGACGCCCATGGAAACATTCTCCTAACAACCCTGGAGATGCACAACGATGTGATCAGCAATGAGGTCACGACCAGTGTGACAGAGACCAGGAACTCCTCTGTGGTCTTTGTTGGCTCTGAGGTCCAGCACAGGAGAGGAAGTACGCCATGTGGAGAGCAGCGGCAGAGGCTGCACCCCAGGGCCCAGCTGAAGAAGCCACATCTGCGTAGAAGGTCCTCGCAGCTCAAGATCAAAATCCCAGACCTCACAGACGTCAACGTCATTGACAGCTGGTCGCGGATAATATTCCCTTCTGCTTTCTCCGTTTTCAATGCAATCTACTGGCTGTATTATGTGAActaa